Below is a genomic region from Trichoderma asperellum chromosome 2, complete sequence.
GCGATGTGGAAGACCACGAGGGCTGGACCGTGGGCAGGTTCTCGCAGGAGCACGGCATCTTGACATGGGCGGCCGGCAAGGGACGACGCGAGAAGACGAAGGAGGGAGCGCTGGGGAAGCCAACGGATGCGGTGGAGGCGGGACAGAAGGTGAGGCTGTGGCCGAATCATGCGTGTATCACGAGCAGCCATTTTGGGTGGTATTTTGTGGTGGATGAAGACAGAGCAGGTCATGAGGACGAGATTGTGGATGTTTGGATCAAGGCCAGGGGGTGGTAAGACGGGATGGGGATTTTTGGGTAGCATAGCATGGCTGAGACACGGTTTGATATGGATTCCGGAGTAGGTACTGTATTGCATACTATGTAACTATATGCGGAATGGATTTGGATTCAAAAGTTTGTCACAAACTGCGTCTCTGATGTAGCGAGATTCATCAATGCTGTCAAAGAGGATGACCATATCAACTTTTGACATCAGTCATCACTCATATTCTGCACTATTGGAGTGATGAACAGTAGACGAGTTATCTGAGAGGGCTGTATGCTGTATCATCGTGGAGAGGGAGCAACTCTAGGCAACGTCAAAGACCCCCACCGATGAAGcaagggggaagagagaacCGCCGGGCTCCTCTCGGAAGACCCTGGGAAATGCAGAGCCAAAGAATTCCAATAGGTTGGTTATAGAGTAGAGCCACACTTCGTATATGCCGGCAATTGCAAAGCTGGCACGTTTTGAAGGGGATCAAAGCATTCCCTCTCGGGAAAATACAAGAATGTCAAGCTGCTTAAGTCTGCAAACTGCTGCAAGGTCCCGAAGGAGGAGAAATAGGTTGGCAATGCGTTAGCAGCTAGTGCTGGGGTTCTTGAGTCAAACTTGGACTAGAACCGGTGGAGCCAAAAGATGGGGAGAGAGCAAGACGGAAGAGCCAAAATTCCCCCACATGTTGCTTGTCTTTATTCCCCCCAAAAAGGACGGGTCACTTTGAAATGTGGCGCCGAGTAAGAAACTCGTGCTGAGCACGGCGTTTGTTCCCCTTGTGGCCAGCGGGAAAGAAGAGTTACTTGTGTGTAAGTTGAGCTAGTGGAATGTGGGATGAAGGAGTTGTTTGCGAGGCAAATATGGAGAATTGCTACTCCAATTTCAGTCTCCGAGAtcagctgctctctctcctgtGATTTGCTTCCCTCTTGCTTTATGGAGAGCGTGGGGGTACCGGCTTTTCTCTAGGCGTTATTGTGTCCTTTTTGGCCGTGCCATGGGAGCACAACATGGCAAATGCGTGCCACTGCTATTGGGATTATGCTTCGGCAAATGAACGTAGCATGGGGATAGAATACCACGGACATCGGAGCTGGCCATGGAGCTGCTAATGTAGGTACCGGAATATCATGTGCCATTCGGGCCCGACTTTcctgtctctcttcttccttcttattTCCCGGGCTCTCTGTTTGTTGTCTCtatagctttttcttcttcttatgtTGATTTGTCTGTGTGAAGCATTCTGTTGAACTTGAGGCTTGAGAACGAACCAACCaaccctctctctctcttctctcatcttTACCCATCCACACATCTCCTCCATATCACCTTAGTGTTCTCATCATCTCAAAACAAATAAGAGAATCACAGCCGTTACATACCAATAAAGAAACGCCATGTCTCCTTCTGCGGATTcatctgctgcggcggcCCAAATTGGTGACCGTGCCACACGACCTCTCATCCGAGGAATCTACGTGCCCACTGTAGCCTTTTTCGACAGCGAGACAGATGAGCTGGACATCAAGACCGTATCACGGCACGCCGTCCGCCTCGCAAAGGCTGGTGTATCTGGCCTTGCCGTCCAGGGATCCAACGGAGAAGCAGTCCACCTGGCACTGGACGAGCGCTCAGCCATCACGCGAACCACCAGAGCCGCCCTCGATGCCGCGGGCTTCACATCCATGCCGCTGATTGTCGGCTGCGGCGCCCAGTCCATCATCGAGGCCGTGAAGCTGTGCCGAGACGCAGCGGCCAATGGCGGCGACTAcgcgctggtgctgccgcCGAGCTACTACGCCGGCCTGTTCGACAGCTCCACGGTCGAGAGCTACTTTGTCGGCGTGGCGGATGCCTCGCCcatccccatcatcatctacaACTACCCCGGCGCCACGCCCGGCATCGACATCAACTCGGACACGCTGATCCGGCTGAGCCGCCACGCCAACATCGTCGGCTGCAAGTTCACCTGCGGCAACACGGGCAAGCTGGGCCGTGTGGCGGCCGCGGTCAAGGCTTCGGGCGCCAACTTCCAGTGCTTCGCCGGCAGCTCTGACTTCTTGCTGGCGTCGATGGCCAACGGCGCGGCCGGCGTCATCGGCGGCCTGGCCAATGTTTCTCCCCGGGCCAACGTGCGGCTCTTCAAGCTGGCCGAGGCCGGTGCCGAGAAGGCGGCCGAGGCCTCAGCGCTCCAGGCCGTTTTGGCGGCGGGAGACTGGGTTGCGATCCAGACGGGCGTGGTTGGCGTCAAGGCGGCGCTGCAGGCCTACTTTGGATACGGAGGCTTTGCTCGAAGACCGCTGCCGAGGCCGGATGAGGTCAAGGTCAAGGGCATTGCGGACGGCAtgaaggagatgatggcgGTGGAAAATGCGCTGCCAGATGCCGCGTAAAATGATGGATGAAAGACGAAAGCGATGGACAGAATGAGGGGCTCtgagtacatgtattgaTGACGACTTGCTGCATTTGGAATATATCACGAGGCGTATATACACATTTATGGGATACACGAAATTCACTGCATTTTTATATTACACTGACAATGGTTTGGCCGTGATTGCGACTGCCTATGCATGTGCAAGAACAGATACTTGCCTGTCATTCCCATCACTGGAGCATTCATTTACGGTTGTTGATAACGTCTAACTGAGTGGCATGAGACGAATCAATTGTAAATCACTACAGTACACACAGATAAACagataattttatagaagcgcccaaagttttatttttattcatAATTGAGCTAATTTCCTTTTGCCAATTCCCGttttcgccttttttttattggtATCTCTATGAATATGCATGTATCATTTACAGAAGAGCAGTGCACTCAATCTCGACGTCGGTGTTCAGGGGCAGAGTCTTGACGGCGACACATCTGAGAAACACACACCGTTAGCTCAATCCTCTTCATTCGAACATACCAGGAGCAACTGCAGCGGATCTGCAAGCAAGGCAATACGTGACGTGActatgattttttttccgtcACAGACCCCCACCACAATGTTGCATCCGATAGCGGGGCGCTTATGTGTATGAGGGGTAGTCGATTCAACAGGATGAGGGGACCTGATGTTTTGACAAAAAAGATgacaagaaagaagcaagacTTACGTTCGGCAGGGCTTGACGTCGCCCCAGTAGGTGCTGTAGACCTCGTTCATCTTGGCAAAGTCGGCCATGTCGGCGAGGAAGACGTTGACCTTGACGACCTTCTCGAGGGTGGTGCCGGCGGCCTCGAGGATGGCAGACAGGTTCTTGATGCATTGGTGCTGTGAATCATGTTAGTTCTTGAACCGCCCTTGGAGTTGATGCCTCGAGAATGGGCAGAATTCAACGTACGGTGTGAGCCTGGATGTCACCGGGAATGAGCTCCATGGTGACGGGGTCCATGGGCACGGCTCCAGAGACAAAGACCAGGCCAttggccttgatggcctggcTGTAGATGCCGGGGAGGGGCTTGGGAGCGTTGGAGGTGAGGACGGGGACCTTTTCAGACATTTTGGTTGTGGTTGATTTAGAGGGAGGTGGTGACGGATGAGAAGTTGGAGGTTGATTGagacagaagagaaagagaaagagagagagagagaaatagtaaagaaatagAATTACGCTCGGAGCTAACAAGCTATATATTCACAGTCTGCTGGCATCTTGCTTCCCACTACAATTACTTCATACATACTAGGCCCGGTTGCTATTTACTCCATACTTAGGCATGATCGGGTAAAGCTGGAAAGCAATGGGATTGAAATAGTACAGACGAGGCTCTAAACTCGTGAGAGCTCTCCACTATGTCGCGGAAAGTGGAGCGAAAAGTTGTAGCAGAAAGCAGAGCCACGACTCTTTTGGGAACAACGACCTCCATGAGCTGTTTGGGAATACGGCCATCAAGGGCTCAGAATTCAAAACGTTTTGGGAATACGGTCTAGATTGCCATGGAAATTTCCAACATCGAGAATCTCAGCGTTCGCCCCCCTCTATCTTCGGCAATAATAGGATTCTCCAtggagatggcaatggcatATACAAGCGCGGCTGGCACTAAGATCACGACCACGACCGAGCTACACAATGACGGTTATTAGTCATTCTCCAAATCTCCTCACCAGCATTCAATACCATGTGGCCTCCCAGTTGACCCCCCCTTTCCACGATCCCCCCAACTCAATATTGGTGGACAGAGGGAGCGAGGGTCCGTAGATAGTCATTAACCACGGACAGCTAAGCGCCAAAACCCTGACCCCCGTGTAGACTGTATACCTCCAGCTGTGTTCGTATCTGTAAGTTCAATATCCATCCCCCACGATGATGTTCCCCCACTGAAAGGCGGTCAGATATGGTATTTGGCCGAGAAGTGGCTTTCGTGGCGGCGAGGGCCCAGTTCCTGGAAGGCGAGATTGTTGTTTGAGCGGCAAATCAAGTCTCCATTATGCTCCACTGATTGCACAAACGAGAGCCACGCAGTATCTCATCCGTCTACTGCGCAGATGATCAAGATAACATCTGTGCTCCATTGCAACACAGGCTCCGCAGATCCGAAGATATAGACAGAGTGCTTTGCGGCATGCGTTCCACACCTTGGCAGCGGCGTTTTGCTGCTCACCACCCATCCATTCAATCAATACAATTCCCCTCACCCGGTTAGTCTCCGGATTACCCCCCACCTGGGCCTAAACAGATGGATAATGGCGGGCTAGCGACTCGCCAAAGGCGTCTAGGATTGGAGATGCCGCGGTCCTTGGGGTCAGCCTCTCCTTTCGCGCCGCCCTCCCTTCTGTCAATGCAACGCACGCGCACAAAACCTTATACGTACCTTCATTTGTGCTAGTAGTACGGAATACTCCGTatatgaagagagaaacgaaaAAGTGTGGGGTAAACTGGCCGGCTGGCTTCTCCAGGTTTTTCGTCTCTTCCCCACGGAGAGGATTTCGTGGAGAAGGGGAGACCAGAGGCTTGGGCCTGGGGAAATCCGTGCGCCATCTTGACTCGTttcgagaaagaagaaaagaattcATCCCGCTCAGAGGCTGATGTCCGGCTGACCGAGATGGCTGCATAGCCAAGACGCCGGAGAGATTCGCAGCAGTCCCTATCTCTAGATACCCATCTCTCTCGCCTTCTCTGTTTTCTGGCGGGGATCTAgaaagagatagagagataaGATATTTGGGGGGTTGGTGGATACGGCGCCTTCTAGTGGCCCAGGATTCGTCTCTGCCTTGGGACGAGGTACCTGCTCGCTCAGTGCTAGAGACAGCATCTCAGGGTATTTGGACAATGTGTGTTACCCAATCTTTCCACATCTCCGGGACTCTCTCTCTAATGGTGGCACCGACTATTACTGGTGAGTCCTCACACGGCCTGTCTTATCCGAGCAGTTTGGGGGAAGCAGCCATTGGAGGGGGTCATATTGTCTTTTCCGACTCAcatgcagagagagagagagagagcaacgGTTTAAGCCAGGGGACTAGATCATCAGCTAAACAGCTCTTGACGATGACGGGGACCGTctatctctctttctcttcttgcaaCCACCCCTGATGGCTTGAGTCCTTCATGCATTCTTGTAAACTAACTAACCTGTGCCTGGGCTGGCCATCTACAGTTACATTATCATAAAAAGCGCCTGTCGCCCACCCCCTGCTGCCGAGTTTCCCATCAGCCAGGACGCTCGGGCGCATTCTTTTTTCATCTCTAGCTGTTTGCCCTGTCAGCCTTCGCCTGTTAGCATTGCGCTTAGCTTGGAAAAGCAACTACTAGCTGGTTCTTGGGGCGGTCTTAGCATCCTGGTCGGTGTGAGAGAGTTGCTATACAtcagcttttttataagaaCCTCCGGCCTGCGACCCAAACTTGGCAACTGTTTGCCTCTGCCGATCtacttccttttcctcttcctcctcctcctcctcctcctctcttcatcacAGACGACCATCGTCTTGAACACTTGATTACTTCTTTATACTTTTACACCTCTCACATCATCAATTGcagacaagagaagaagaaaagcataTAGGAGAAACAGAACAttcgtcgccatcatgggTGTTCAAGACGACAACACCGTGTCCAAGGACATGGGTACCAACGACCATCTCGACCGAGTGGAAAGCCAAAAGGATGGCTTCATGGAAGAGACGGCGCGCGTCGTTGACCATCCTGCCGAGCGCGCTCTGTGCTTCAAATTTGATATCCGGATCCTGCCCGTCCTGGCCCTCATGTGTAAGTCGGCGTTTGCTTCTCATAGAATTGCTTGACGCGTTCCAATCGAGATGGGAGAAAGCAAGACAAGCTTCCATCTCTCTTTCCAGAGAGAACACCATCATTGTCATCAAAATCTGTGATTGCTAACTTCTCTTTTATTACAGACCTTTTCAATGCTCTCGACAAAGGAAACTTGGGTAACGCTCAGACCAAAGGCCTCAGCACCGGTACGCATCTCACATACACTCTCTCACCCCCTATCTTGTGCTACTAGTATCAGACTATGAGAAAAACATCAAACTAACGCCATAGCCTCATCCTTCTAGATCTTCACTTCAAGCCCAACCAGTACAACCTCgtcgtctccatcttcttcgtccccTACGTCATCTTCGCTCCCCCCTTCGCCATGCTTGCCAAGAAATTCGGAGCCTCTCGCGCCCTGCCCGTCATGATGCTCACCTTCGGCACCATGACCCTCTGCACGGCTGCCACGCAAAACTTTGGCGGCATCTTTGCCGTTCGCTGGTTCTTGGGAATGGCCGAATCCGCCTTCTTCCCCACCGTCATCTACTACCTGACCACCTTCTACCGCCGTGGAGAGCTCGCCCGCCGTCTGGCCATCTTCTACGCCGCGTCCAACATCGCCAACGCCTTCTCCGGCCTGCTCGCCTTTGGCGTCTTCCACATCAAGGACAGCAGGATCTTCGTCTGGCGCtacc
It encodes:
- a CDS encoding uncharacterized protein (EggNog:ENOG41); the protein is MSEKVPVLTSNAPKPLPGIYSQAIKANGLVFVSGAVPMDPVTMELIPGDIQAHTHQCIKNLSAILEAAGTTLEKVVKVNVFLADMADFAKMNEVYSTYWGDVKPCRTCVAVKTLPLNTDVEIECTALL